In a genomic window of Salvelinus fontinalis isolate EN_2023a chromosome 7, ASM2944872v1, whole genome shotgun sequence:
- the ngdn gene encoding neuroguidin — MQLSIKMAASYSENDLIDSDGPNAVRLLNSLTEQVASVTGQVRDLLKRVQGGKFQTSKGLSFLDLRYQLLLFYLQDVTHLISLKSEGGSVKDSGALHRLVTVRTVLEKMRPLDQKLRYQIDKLVRTAVTGSLGENDPLQFRPNPDNLVSKLSESEDSGDEDGGEKAEGAEKKVPSSGKKYVPPKIAPMHYEGDLTDADKKKELADKQRRAALRSSVIQELRQQYSDAPEEIREHRDFQTDRQSREQLHRKNFEESMMVRLQVPRNERSAKKRGMLGMSGQLSGITRFSDITALTGGEGQDTDNPGPKKKKKKLMKKKTKRKAFRR; from the exons ATGCAACTTTCAATCAAAATGGCGGCTTCTTATAGCGAAAAC GATTTGATTGACAGTGATGGACCCAATGCTGTGCGGCTGTTGAACAGTCTTACTGAACAG GTGGCATCAGTTACAGGGCAGGTTCGAGATTTGTTAAAGAGGGTCCAAGGTGGAAAATTCCAAACATCCAAG GGTTTGTCTTTCCTTGACCTTAGATATCAGCTGCTGCTGTTTTACCTGCAAGATGTCACTCACCTGATCAGTCTTAAATCAGAGGGTGGTAGTGTGAAAGACAGTGGCGCCCTTCACAGACTGGTCACCGTCAGAACA GTTCTGGAGAAGATGCGCCCTCTGGACCAGAAACTGAGATATCAGATTGATAAATTGGTGCGCACAGCAGTGACTGGGAGCTTAG GGGAAAATGACCCATTGCAGTTCCGTCCCAATCCGGATAACCTTGTTAGCAAA CTAAGTGAATCAGAAGACTCAGGGGATGAAGATGGTGGAGAGAAGGCTGAAGGCGCTGAGAAAAAGGTGCCATCTAGTGGCAAGAAATATGTTCCCCCCAAGATTGCCCCAATGCATTATG AGGGAGACCTGACCGATGCAGACAAAAAGAAGGAGCTGGCGGACAAGCAGAGGCGTGCCGCCCTCCGCAGCTCTGTGATCCAGGAACTCCGGCAGCAGTACAGCGACGCTCCCGAGGAGATCCGCGAGCACAGGGACTTCCAGACGGATAGACAGAGCCGAGAGCAGCTGCACAG GAAAAACTTTGAGGAGTCGATGATGGTGCGTCTGCAAGTGCCCCGAAATGAGAGAAGTGCTAAGAAGAGAGGAATGCTGGGCATGTCTGGTCAGCTGAGCGGCATCACACGGTTCAGTGACATCACAGCCCTGACGGGCGGAGAGGGACAG GACACAGATAACCCGGggcccaagaagaagaagaagaaactaaTGAAGAAGAAAACTAAAAGAAAAG